One region of Synechococcus sp. MU1617 genomic DNA includes:
- a CDS encoding ATP-binding protein → MSQHSTLSLGQRLVRSTGLQLILVAGSFSLVTYTLGRNSGIQQSEAHRTNLSITQIREQLSGKLRVPMFLNDLNASAIDAQPDLLKNFDTLGRRFWHQLKAFPVDYINYGARDGSFLGLERGTDDDVLLYEDSTRLGRGQLTVFSLSPRGKRLEPTEIIPGMSATHEEAWYVDTVDAGRPTWSSIYAWEDQPDIHSVSYNTPLFDGDGQLLGVIGVDMVINQLSTWLSQAWGKRSGLAVLIEADGRLIASSDPSIPLTKTGGSNERSSLGELDHPLAEMLHRIHQKPGDSAQPALQRHNEEAFLLQSTPWGGDHGLNWVLLTASSANEEVTQGSRTLSLEIGAAVLALGFTLLLNRSLINRILQPLSALRQASRSTEQQINLLGDDQPQTLQYRCELDQKSGQELLDLNMAVQSMVNAFNQLTRNLSAKEQQITQMFQKQRLRDEQALTQMNQRLKVSLEAAAIAHEINQPLSILRLTAQRLQHQLRQRANGDDPVELLEALQILDDQSSRIARTTDQIKAILRNANTNLTRLDLRDVLNSVQLYVNSNLIEASSWISAALPSELKGHQGAWVDGDAVQLQIAVINLVKNAVDALLLQPSATEAPEIVIRLERRQQNWAIVVDDNGPGLPDDHPGDVPLYSSKPSGSGLGLFIVRSAMDSHNGELTLGISPSGGTRAVLLLPRQG, encoded by the coding sequence ATGAGCCAGCACTCCACATTGAGCCTGGGGCAACGGTTGGTCCGGTCCACCGGCCTGCAACTCATCCTGGTGGCGGGTTCATTCAGCCTGGTGACTTACACCCTGGGGCGGAACAGCGGTATTCAGCAAAGTGAAGCGCACCGCACAAATCTTTCGATCACCCAAATTCGCGAGCAACTGAGCGGCAAGTTGCGCGTCCCAATGTTTCTCAACGACCTCAACGCATCGGCCATTGATGCCCAGCCCGATCTGTTGAAGAACTTCGACACCCTGGGGCGTCGGTTCTGGCATCAGCTGAAAGCCTTCCCTGTTGATTACATCAATTACGGCGCTCGAGATGGTTCCTTCCTGGGCCTAGAACGCGGCACCGATGATGATGTTTTGCTCTACGAGGACAGCACAAGGCTGGGGCGGGGCCAATTGACGGTGTTCTCCCTCTCACCCCGTGGAAAACGTCTCGAGCCAACCGAGATCATCCCCGGCATGAGTGCCACCCATGAAGAAGCCTGGTACGTCGACACCGTTGATGCTGGACGCCCGACCTGGAGCAGCATCTACGCCTGGGAAGACCAGCCGGACATTCATTCGGTTTCGTACAACACCCCCCTCTTTGACGGTGATGGCCAATTGCTCGGGGTGATCGGCGTGGACATGGTGATCAACCAACTCAGCACCTGGCTCAGCCAGGCCTGGGGGAAGCGCAGCGGCTTGGCTGTGCTGATCGAAGCCGATGGACGTCTGATCGCCAGCTCAGACCCCAGTATTCCGCTCACAAAGACAGGAGGAAGCAACGAGCGCAGCAGCCTCGGGGAGCTCGATCACCCTCTGGCGGAGATGCTGCACCGGATCCATCAGAAGCCCGGAGATTCAGCACAACCAGCACTCCAGCGCCACAACGAAGAAGCTTTCCTGCTGCAGTCAACGCCATGGGGCGGTGACCACGGACTCAACTGGGTTCTGCTGACCGCCAGCAGTGCCAACGAGGAGGTGACGCAAGGCAGCCGCACCCTGTCCCTGGAAATCGGAGCGGCCGTGCTGGCGCTGGGCTTCACCCTGCTGTTGAACCGCAGCCTGATCAACAGGATTCTTCAGCCATTGAGCGCCCTAAGGCAAGCCAGCCGGTCCACAGAACAGCAAATCAACCTGCTGGGGGATGACCAGCCTCAGACCCTGCAATACCGCTGTGAGCTGGACCAGAAAAGCGGCCAGGAGTTGTTGGACCTGAACATGGCGGTTCAGTCGATGGTGAACGCCTTCAATCAGCTCACCCGGAACCTCTCCGCCAAAGAGCAACAGATCACGCAGATGTTTCAGAAACAGCGCCTGCGGGATGAACAGGCCCTGACCCAGATGAACCAGCGCCTGAAGGTGAGCCTGGAAGCCGCGGCCATCGCCCACGAAATCAATCAGCCCCTGAGCATCCTGCGCCTGACGGCACAGCGTTTGCAGCATCAGCTTCGGCAGCGTGCCAATGGCGATGATCCCGTCGAGCTGCTGGAAGCCCTTCAGATCCTTGACGACCAATCCAGCCGCATCGCACGAACAACCGATCAAATCAAGGCGATCCTCCGCAATGCGAACACCAACCTGACCCGGCTCGACCTGCGTGACGTGCTGAACAGCGTCCAGTTGTATGTGAACTCCAATCTGATCGAGGCCAGCAGCTGGATCAGCGCCGCGCTGCCTTCCGAGCTGAAGGGTCATCAGGGCGCCTGGGTGGATGGCGATGCCGTCCAGCTCCAGATCGCCGTGATCAATCTGGTGAAAAATGCTGTAGATGCCCTGTTGCTTCAACCTTCAGCAACCGAAGCTCCGGAAATCGTGATTCGGCTCGAACGCCGGCAACAGAACTGGGCCATCGTTGTCGACGACAACGGTCCCGGACTGCCTGACGACCACCCCGGTGACGTGCCGCTTTACAGCAGTAAGCCTTCCGGAAGCGGCCTGGGGCTGTTCATCGTGCGCTCTGCGATGGACAGCCACAACGGAGAACTCACTCTGGGCATCAGCCCTAGCGGTGGCACCCGCGCGGTGCTGCTCCTGCCCAGGCAGGGCTAA
- a CDS encoding ATP-dependent DNA helicase RecQ: protein MQTHFGWDGFRPGQRPVVDAVLAGRDALAVLPTGGGKSLCYQLPALVREGLVVVISPLVALMEDQVMALQRRGIAAACLHAGLDPARRQHALEQLRDATLRLLYIAPERLQGEQIRLMLERHATEGRLVAIAVDEAHCISAWGHDFRPDYRRLGQVRRLCPGVPMLALSATAAPRVRADIIRLLDLRRPLVQVSSARRDNLQYTMQRRPRDPMPQVLEALEMSRGAALIYARTRRSVEQWAERLSDQGVAATPYHAGLDPETRQQALRLFLEHERPVLVATVAFGMGVDRGDVGLVLHLDLPATPEGYLQESGRAGRDGKSAHCQVLFSPGDRTSLGWAMQASARGSEALEDRRRLDLAQQQLRRMEAVAEGEMCREQALMLAVGELVGPCGRCDRCKDAPKRRDWSAQVETLLAHLAEQDGTEMRRLGEHLALHEPGRHDRWTWLARRLVQEELIQESNDGAQRLYLRESGRRFLDSPWPLDYAA from the coding sequence CTGCAGACCCACTTCGGTTGGGATGGCTTCCGCCCTGGGCAACGGCCCGTGGTGGATGCCGTGCTGGCCGGCAGGGACGCGTTGGCGGTGCTGCCCACCGGTGGTGGCAAATCGCTCTGCTATCAGCTACCGGCCCTGGTGCGCGAAGGCCTGGTGGTGGTGATTTCACCGTTGGTGGCGCTGATGGAGGACCAGGTGATGGCCCTGCAGCGCCGGGGAATCGCTGCGGCCTGCCTGCATGCCGGACTGGATCCAGCCCGACGCCAGCACGCCTTGGAACAGCTGCGGGACGCGACCCTGCGTCTGCTTTACATCGCGCCGGAACGACTGCAGGGTGAGCAGATCCGGCTGATGCTGGAACGTCATGCCACAGAGGGGCGACTGGTGGCCATAGCGGTGGATGAGGCCCACTGCATCAGTGCCTGGGGGCATGACTTCCGCCCCGATTACCGCCGCCTGGGTCAGGTCCGCCGCCTCTGCCCGGGAGTGCCAATGCTGGCCCTCAGCGCGACGGCAGCCCCACGGGTGCGGGCCGACATCATTCGCCTACTGGATCTGCGTCGCCCGCTCGTGCAGGTGAGTTCGGCCCGCCGGGACAACCTCCAGTACACGATGCAGCGGCGCCCCAGGGACCCCATGCCGCAGGTGTTGGAGGCACTGGAGATGTCCCGTGGCGCCGCGCTGATCTATGCCCGCACCCGTCGTTCCGTGGAGCAGTGGGCGGAACGTCTCAGTGACCAAGGGGTTGCAGCAACGCCGTATCACGCTGGCTTGGATCCGGAGACCCGTCAGCAGGCCCTGAGGCTGTTCCTCGAGCACGAGCGGCCCGTCCTGGTGGCGACGGTGGCCTTCGGAATGGGGGTTGACCGAGGCGATGTGGGCCTCGTGCTTCACCTTGATCTGCCGGCCACCCCGGAGGGTTATCTGCAGGAGTCGGGCCGTGCCGGCAGAGACGGCAAGTCGGCCCATTGCCAGGTGCTTTTTTCGCCGGGTGATCGCACCAGCCTGGGCTGGGCCATGCAGGCCTCAGCCCGGGGCAGTGAGGCCCTTGAGGACCGCCGCCGATTGGACCTGGCGCAGCAGCAGCTGCGTCGCATGGAGGCTGTCGCGGAGGGTGAGATGTGCCGCGAACAGGCGTTGATGCTGGCGGTCGGCGAGTTGGTGGGTCCCTGTGGTCGCTGTGATCGCTGCAAGGACGCCCCCAAACGACGCGACTGGTCAGCCCAGGTGGAAACGCTCCTGGCCCATCTGGCCGAGCAGGACGGCACGGAGATGCGCCGCCTCGGAGAGCACCTGGCTCTGCATGAACCCGGACGCCACGACCGCTGGACTTGGTTGGCCCGTCGACTCGTGCAGGAGGAGTTGATTCAGGAAAGCAACGACGGTGCTCAGCGGCTTTATCTCCGTGAAAGCGGCCGGAGATTCCTGGATTCCCCCTGGCCGCTGGATTACGCCGCCTGA
- a CDS encoding glycerol-3-phosphate dehydrogenase/oxidase → MADHQVDLLVIGAGASGASVAYEATRRGLSVALLEAGDIGGGTSCRSTKLLHGGVRYLELAFKTLDLAQLRLVREALLERSHWLAQAPFLARRLELALPTQQLWGQAYYRLGLGMYDALAGQRSIGHSRLLSQKQMRQALPLLKGCQGGVAYSDGQFDDARLNLLLALTAEQQGATLRTRCRVVELETDGTGQIKAAISESAKGQRERWCASAFVNATGIRADEIRQMAQADAPPRMLTSRGAHIVLEQNLCPENLGLLVPSTADGRVLFMLPFHGRTLVGTTDEACTKESATSPSEEEETYLLNYVHDWFPQLGHPKVSSRWAGGRPLLKPADQGMDSSRVVREHEVETLACGLVSVMGGKWTTCRPMAEDTLTAVERQLSALLPKPQSLPLLGTAANPDHTIAELQQQALALEGLLPDTPERAHQILHLQHNFGLRAEAVVAEAPMEAREPLSSVIPICRAEIQHAIRKEHASCADDVLSRRCRLAMVDAAEAERLSPLVNNELKSV, encoded by the coding sequence ATGGCTGATCACCAGGTGGACCTGCTGGTCATCGGGGCTGGTGCCAGCGGTGCCAGCGTGGCCTATGAGGCAACACGACGGGGGCTGAGCGTGGCCCTGCTCGAGGCCGGAGACATCGGCGGTGGCACCAGTTGCCGCAGCACGAAGCTGCTCCATGGCGGAGTCCGCTACCTGGAGCTGGCCTTCAAGACCCTGGATCTGGCCCAGCTGAGGCTGGTGCGGGAAGCCCTGCTCGAGCGGAGCCACTGGTTGGCCCAGGCGCCGTTCCTGGCCCGACGACTCGAGCTAGCCCTGCCCACGCAACAGCTCTGGGGACAGGCCTACTACCGACTTGGGCTGGGGATGTATGACGCCCTGGCCGGTCAGCGGAGCATCGGCCACAGCCGACTGCTATCCCAGAAGCAAATGCGTCAGGCCCTACCTCTGCTGAAGGGGTGTCAAGGCGGTGTGGCCTACAGCGATGGGCAATTCGACGATGCACGCCTGAACCTTCTGCTGGCTCTCACTGCAGAGCAGCAGGGTGCAACCCTGCGCACCCGTTGCCGGGTGGTGGAGCTGGAAACCGATGGCACAGGCCAGATCAAGGCCGCCATCAGTGAATCCGCCAAGGGCCAACGGGAACGTTGGTGCGCCTCGGCGTTTGTGAATGCCACGGGCATTCGCGCTGATGAGATCCGGCAAATGGCGCAGGCTGATGCCCCTCCACGGATGCTCACCAGCCGTGGGGCCCACATCGTTCTGGAGCAGAACCTCTGCCCGGAAAACCTTGGGCTTCTGGTGCCGTCCACTGCGGATGGACGCGTGCTGTTCATGCTCCCCTTCCACGGCCGCACCCTGGTGGGGACGACGGATGAGGCCTGCACCAAGGAGAGTGCCACATCCCCCTCTGAGGAAGAGGAGACCTACCTGCTCAATTACGTGCATGACTGGTTTCCCCAACTCGGGCATCCGAAGGTGAGCAGCCGTTGGGCGGGGGGACGACCGCTGCTGAAGCCCGCGGACCAGGGCATGGACAGCAGCCGTGTGGTGCGGGAGCACGAGGTGGAAACCCTGGCCTGCGGCCTGGTGAGCGTGATGGGGGGCAAGTGGACCACCTGCCGACCGATGGCTGAGGACACCCTGACTGCGGTGGAACGGCAGCTTTCAGCACTCCTGCCGAAGCCGCAAAGCCTGCCGCTGCTGGGGACAGCCGCCAACCCCGACCACACCATCGCCGAACTACAGCAGCAAGCCTTGGCTCTCGAGGGCCTGCTGCCCGACACACCCGAACGAGCCCACCAGATCCTGCATCTGCAGCACAACTTTGGCCTACGCGCCGAGGCTGTGGTGGCTGAGGCCCCGATGGAGGCACGCGAACCACTGAGCAGTGTGATCCCTATTTGCCGCGCTGAGATCCAGCACGCCATCCGCAAGGAGCACGCCAGCTGCGCCGATGATGTGCTGAGCCGTCGTTGCCGGCTCGCGATGGTCGATGCAGCCGAGGCAGAGCGGCTGAGCCCTCTGGTGAACAACGAACTGAAATCGGTGTAA
- a CDS encoding response regulator transcription factor, translating to MHCLVVEDQQILLDLLATIVDAFSEISTVSKATSCAQAVAINKDIPVDLAILDLHLPDGDGSELGQHLVQSNPSIQLIVLTGAPEDFQSSRELRESIHALIDKRDSFDALHHSLSRILQPAHQSLTPRQSEIFDLIGAGKSTKEIARMLNSATSTIESHRKAIAQALKLSGAELIREASLTRQITPRP from the coding sequence TTGCACTGCCTTGTTGTTGAAGATCAGCAAATTTTGTTGGATCTGCTGGCAACCATTGTGGACGCTTTCTCCGAGATCTCGACCGTCTCGAAGGCAACATCGTGCGCTCAAGCGGTGGCGATCAACAAAGACATACCGGTGGATTTAGCCATCCTGGATCTGCATCTTCCAGACGGTGATGGCAGCGAACTGGGACAACATCTTGTCCAAAGCAATCCCTCCATTCAACTCATTGTTCTGACAGGAGCACCAGAAGACTTCCAAAGTTCGCGTGAACTGCGCGAATCAATCCATGCCTTGATCGACAAGCGGGATTCATTCGATGCGCTGCATCACAGCTTGAGCAGGATTCTGCAACCAGCACATCAAAGTTTGACACCACGCCAGAGCGAAATCTTCGATCTCATTGGTGCCGGCAAGAGCACCAAAGAGATCGCGCGCATGTTGAATAGCGCCACATCAACGATCGAATCGCACCGGAAGGCCATTGCCCAGGCATTGAAACTCAGCGGTGCTGAATTAATCCGCGAAGCATCTTTAACGCGTCAAATCACCCCACGCCCATGA
- a CDS encoding aldehyde dehydrogenase family protein: MALTQTQLSRMQELVGAGLTRPLAWRREQLQRLSALVEKHESEVLEALAADLGKPPTEAFFELVALRQELKLTGRQLERWMRPRRVAVPLSLRPGQAKVVPEPLGCVLVIGPWNYPFQLTLRPLISALAAGNTAVLKPSEHASAIADLIARLIPQHFEPDVVQVVQGDGSVAGSLVAMPFDHIFFTGGGSIGRKVLEGAAAHLTPVTLELGGKSPAIVLEGADLTVGARRLIWGKGINAGQTCIAPDHLLVPLALRSPLLKAMEEARTEMYGADPLNSNQLGQIINERQFNRLEQLLEAARADGSILIGGEISREQRRIAPTVIRVDDRTDPLMAEELFGPLLPVLILDDLTTTLQEIRQGPKPLALYLFGGDETQQQQVLTTTSSGGVCLNDVVMQAGVPQLPFGGVGASGMGSYHGQSGFDTFSHHKAVLKRPFRFDFKLRYPPYKVDLNLLKRLAG; the protein is encoded by the coding sequence GTGGCCCTCACCCAAACGCAACTGAGCCGGATGCAGGAGCTCGTGGGGGCTGGGCTGACCCGTCCCCTGGCCTGGCGCCGAGAGCAATTGCAACGGCTCTCCGCCCTGGTGGAGAAGCACGAATCGGAAGTGCTCGAGGCCCTCGCCGCCGACCTCGGCAAACCACCCACCGAAGCCTTTTTTGAGCTGGTAGCCCTGCGGCAGGAGCTCAAACTCACCGGCCGGCAGCTGGAGCGCTGGATGCGCCCACGCCGCGTGGCTGTCCCCCTCTCACTGCGCCCCGGCCAGGCCAAGGTTGTACCGGAGCCACTGGGGTGCGTTCTGGTGATCGGACCTTGGAACTATCCCTTTCAACTGACGCTGCGGCCCTTGATCAGTGCCTTGGCTGCTGGCAACACCGCCGTGCTCAAGCCCTCGGAGCACGCCAGTGCCATCGCAGATCTGATCGCACGGCTGATCCCTCAGCACTTCGAGCCCGACGTGGTGCAGGTGGTCCAGGGAGATGGATCCGTGGCAGGCTCGCTGGTGGCCATGCCTTTCGACCACATCTTTTTCACCGGTGGCGGCAGCATCGGACGGAAAGTGCTGGAGGGAGCCGCTGCACACCTCACGCCGGTAACCCTGGAGCTGGGTGGCAAAAGTCCGGCCATCGTTCTTGAAGGGGCCGACCTCACGGTGGGGGCGCGTCGCTTGATCTGGGGCAAAGGGATCAATGCCGGGCAGACCTGCATCGCTCCAGACCATCTGCTGGTGCCACTCGCACTGCGTTCACCCCTGCTGAAGGCCATGGAGGAGGCCCGAACCGAAATGTATGGCGCCGATCCCCTCAACTCGAATCAGCTTGGGCAGATCATCAATGAACGCCAGTTCAATCGGCTGGAGCAGCTTCTGGAGGCCGCCAGAGCGGACGGCAGCATCCTGATTGGAGGAGAAATCAGCCGGGAGCAGCGGCGCATCGCCCCCACCGTGATCCGCGTGGATGACCGCACTGATCCGCTGATGGCCGAGGAACTGTTCGGCCCCCTCCTGCCGGTGCTGATACTGGACGATCTGACAACAACCCTTCAGGAAATCCGCCAAGGGCCTAAACCGTTGGCGCTTTACCTCTTCGGCGGGGATGAGACCCAGCAGCAGCAGGTGCTCACCACCACAAGCTCAGGTGGGGTCTGCCTCAACGATGTGGTGATGCAGGCCGGCGTTCCCCAGCTGCCCTTCGGCGGCGTCGGCGCCAGCGGAATGGGCAGTTACCACGGCCAAAGCGGCTTCGACACGTTCAGCCACCACAAGGCGGTGCTGAAGCGCCCGTTCCGGTTTGATTTCAAGCTCCGCTACCCGCCCTACAAGGTGGATCTCAACCTGCTGAAGCGGCTGGCGGGATAA
- a CDS encoding alpha-amylase family protein — protein MTPALPWWSGTVIYQLIVRSYSDGNGDGTGDFKGLAARLPYLRWLGVNTLWLTPIYPSPLRDGGYDITDFTGIHPDLGDLSSFHRFLTAAHSQGMRVILDLVLNHTSDLHPWFQRARWAPKGSSERDVYVWSDDPKRYAEAPVLFRHFEASNWEWDPVAEQYYLHRFLRHQPDLNYENPWVQDMMLEVVDFWLDRGVDGFRLDAVPFLFESEGTRCEGLPETHSFLKRLRERVDSHGRDVLLLGEAIQPVEEAAPYLADDELHGAFNFVLTAHLFAAIASGRTQQLGECLMQAEQAVRGPRWALPLRNHDELWLGDGHLISDEVIQTIRVGLPQGQGHWLNWGINRRLAPLLNGDPRSNRLLHGLLYSLPGMPCLYYGDELGMGDWPGLRDRDPNRTPMAWTPARNGGFSTAPDPLLVLPPITAPGYDYRVVNVEVQKQLPGSLLNWHRRMLTCRRLLPALRHGSFRLLHSPHPGVLVYLRCTEAMTVLVAANVTAAGASLGLDLSEWSGKRTREVMWGCEFPPAAAEWFVNLPPYGFNWWLIGEVDAEA, from the coding sequence ATGACCCCAGCGCTTCCGTGGTGGTCAGGGACGGTCATCTATCAGTTGATCGTTCGCAGCTATTCCGATGGGAATGGCGATGGCACCGGTGATTTCAAGGGGCTTGCGGCGCGGTTGCCGTATCTGCGTTGGCTGGGGGTCAACACCCTCTGGTTGACCCCGATTTATCCCTCTCCCCTGCGGGACGGGGGCTACGACATCACCGATTTCACCGGAATTCATCCGGATCTGGGGGATCTCTCCTCCTTCCATCGGTTCCTCACGGCGGCCCACAGCCAGGGCATGCGCGTGATTTTGGACCTGGTGCTTAACCACACCAGTGACCTGCATCCTTGGTTCCAGCGGGCCCGCTGGGCTCCTAAGGGCAGTTCGGAACGGGATGTTTACGTCTGGAGCGACGACCCCAAGCGCTACGCCGAGGCACCGGTTCTGTTCCGGCACTTTGAGGCGTCGAACTGGGAGTGGGATCCGGTCGCCGAGCAGTACTACCTGCACCGTTTCCTGCGTCATCAGCCTGATCTCAATTACGAGAACCCCTGGGTGCAGGACATGATGCTGGAGGTGGTCGACTTCTGGCTGGATCGTGGTGTCGACGGCTTCCGTCTGGATGCGGTTCCGTTCCTGTTCGAGTCAGAGGGCACCCGCTGCGAGGGGTTGCCGGAGACCCACTCTTTCCTCAAGCGATTGAGGGAGCGGGTGGATTCCCATGGTCGTGATGTGCTCTTGCTGGGAGAGGCGATTCAGCCGGTGGAGGAGGCCGCCCCTTACCTGGCGGATGACGAATTGCATGGAGCGTTCAACTTCGTGCTCACCGCCCATCTGTTCGCGGCCATTGCCAGTGGCCGCACCCAACAGCTCGGGGAGTGTCTGATGCAAGCCGAGCAGGCGGTGCGTGGTCCTCGCTGGGCCCTGCCCCTGCGCAATCACGATGAACTCTGGTTGGGGGATGGCCATCTCATCAGCGATGAAGTGATTCAGACCATCCGGGTGGGCCTACCCCAGGGGCAGGGGCACTGGTTGAACTGGGGCATTAACCGACGCCTGGCTCCTCTTCTCAATGGCGATCCACGCTCCAACCGGTTGCTGCACGGGCTCCTCTACAGCCTTCCGGGGATGCCCTGTCTGTATTACGGCGATGAACTGGGCATGGGCGACTGGCCCGGTCTGCGGGACCGAGATCCCAACCGCACGCCGATGGCCTGGACGCCGGCCCGTAACGGTGGCTTCTCCACTGCCCCCGATCCGCTGTTGGTGCTGCCACCGATCACCGCGCCTGGCTACGACTACCGCGTGGTGAATGTGGAGGTGCAGAAGCAGCTGCCGGGGTCGCTGCTGAATTGGCACCGGCGCATGCTCACCTGCCGCCGTCTGCTGCCAGCGCTGCGGCATGGAAGCTTCCGGTTGCTCCACAGCCCCCACCCCGGAGTGCTGGTGTATCTCCGCTGCACCGAGGCGATGACGGTGCTTGTGGCCGCCAATGTCACTGCTGCTGGAGCCTCGCTTGGTTTGGATCTCTCAGAGTGGTCTGGCAAGCGCACCCGTGAGGTGATGTGGGGTTGTGAATTCCCCCCCGCTGCAGCGGAGTGGTTTGTGAATCTTCCGCCTTATGGATTCAACTGGTGGTTGATCGGCGAGGTGGACGCTGAGGCTTAA
- a CDS encoding LysM peptidoglycan-binding domain-containing protein, giving the protein MRRTALAALLLTAWFPLAATAASVTVRSGETLSDIADRYGVSVGTLMRMNGIRNPDLVEAGSRLQVPGPTVKAGSGRHRVNSGETLSSIASQYRVSSRDLMALNNLRNANHVEVGQTLRLPNNAVLPRPAFKPVAVTPIQGATEHTVAKGQTLTQIAKAYKLPVASLISINELTDPNKVEVGTRLYLTDPAFQAPITAQPQQAKTEPVATTSSPVVTAKPRVQAKAKPEQIKVVQSKPVQAKKPIAKAKPVEAAKPQQTLAKSADWRTYGPLQVDWGNWQAMGGSQVVPTLNAQGQALYLAVNCSAKKINATGADGSWKTWEAPKNRFEKDLVKDRCQIKA; this is encoded by the coding sequence ATGCGCCGTACCGCTCTTGCCGCCCTGCTACTGACGGCTTGGTTCCCGTTGGCAGCCACGGCTGCTTCAGTGACGGTGCGATCCGGCGAGACGCTCTCTGATATCGCTGACCGCTACGGCGTCAGCGTCGGCACCCTGATGCGGATGAATGGGATCCGCAACCCAGACCTTGTCGAAGCTGGAAGCCGCCTGCAAGTGCCAGGTCCCACCGTGAAAGCGGGCTCAGGCCGCCATCGCGTCAACAGCGGTGAGACCCTCAGCAGCATTGCTAGCCAGTACCGGGTCAGCAGTCGGGACCTGATGGCCCTCAACAACCTGCGTAACGCCAACCATGTCGAGGTCGGTCAGACCCTGCGACTCCCCAATAACGCAGTCCTGCCGCGCCCTGCCTTCAAGCCGGTTGCTGTGACCCCTATTCAAGGAGCCACGGAACACACCGTTGCCAAAGGACAGACCCTCACACAGATCGCCAAGGCCTACAAGCTGCCTGTCGCCAGCCTGATCAGCATCAACGAGCTAACCGACCCAAACAAGGTCGAGGTGGGAACGCGTCTGTACCTGACGGATCCCGCCTTCCAGGCACCGATCACCGCCCAACCGCAGCAAGCAAAAACGGAGCCGGTCGCCACCACCAGCTCACCGGTTGTGACGGCGAAGCCAAGGGTTCAAGCCAAGGCCAAGCCCGAACAAATCAAGGTGGTGCAAAGCAAACCCGTTCAGGCCAAAAAACCGATAGCGAAGGCCAAGCCGGTCGAGGCCGCCAAGCCCCAGCAGACCCTGGCCAAATCGGCTGACTGGCGTACCTATGGCCCCCTCCAGGTGGACTGGGGCAACTGGCAAGCCATGGGTGGCAGTCAAGTGGTGCCCACCCTCAATGCCCAGGGACAGGCCCTGTATTTGGCTGTGAACTGTTCCGCCAAGAAGATCAATGCGACCGGTGCCGATGGGAGCTGGAAAACCTGGGAAGCTCCGAAGAACCGCTTCGAAAAAGACCTGGTGAAGGACCGCTGTCAGATCAAGGCCTGA